A portion of the Oxynema aestuarii AP17 genome contains these proteins:
- a CDS encoding glycosyltransferase family 4 protein, producing the protein MTSEYEGIFKNGGIGTYYKTLSEKLASQGRYVILILCKTEKEFQGESTVAPVRHIFATHEAEKFLQLQPIHQGILSGFQQWEWVESESYRILFFVQAIAHHFSQSPIYVEFPDLCGLGYRTIQAKRAGLLGKNCVTAVTMHSSQEWLNEANEKYSLYPAWDWYQKVYGYEQYSFENADLAFFLSWFMAEKVKSYGWNMTHAIHLPYCFTLVPPLDKKRPMLDRVGLNIKRQQIPIVFFGRLEERKGLLTFLEAIEHITKHFADEDISQQLYLLFLGKTVTLHAPETEQQDSQQYIEQQLNNKFNDINYTIISDLFSQEAIALVQELAPAIVCLTSPQENFPNSALEMGQLPVSLVVSDTGGFRETLKLIGRSPLYSAGLPLSKGDGRGINKGGIESDKVRWFEPGNSQSLAAEIANAIEAYPEIPAVPQREFLAQVNQSLLNHRLEYIKQAFTQVSVSKQQLSSPESYSRLLGMTSDQEQIFLQDYGQNIYSGQGEIIDLGCWLGSATISLAKGLEKNRRVALKYKRIHAYDLFTWHPYMEQTVKGTSLEGKYKPGDSFLDEFTRRISPWSPSIAVYPGNVMEIGWNGGAIEYLFVDAMKSWELTKSIIKNFYFDLIPGVSLVHYNDFADYATAWIHLLIYKLRPYFKHHCNLYQAAVFQYVNPLPKETLSLDLDPPFSIFSTEDVHQAFAYSLQICHEKLRPNIAAAKVMAFIYLGDLDQAKQELIQAREMFGNVGEIPLAAEEISRRTM; encoded by the coding sequence GTGACTTCCGAATATGAGGGCATTTTCAAAAATGGCGGCATCGGTACTTATTATAAAACTTTGAGCGAAAAATTAGCCAGTCAAGGCCGATATGTGATTTTAATTCTCTGTAAAACAGAAAAAGAGTTTCAGGGAGAATCTACGGTTGCCCCGGTTCGCCATATTTTTGCTACCCATGAAGCGGAAAAATTTTTGCAATTACAGCCAATTCACCAAGGGATTTTATCGGGGTTTCAACAATGGGAGTGGGTGGAGTCAGAAAGTTATCGAATTCTGTTTTTTGTCCAGGCGATCGCCCATCATTTTAGCCAGTCTCCTATTTATGTGGAATTTCCCGATTTGTGCGGGCTGGGATATCGGACAATTCAAGCTAAACGTGCGGGGTTGTTGGGAAAAAATTGCGTGACAGCGGTGACGATGCACAGCAGTCAAGAGTGGTTGAATGAGGCCAATGAAAAATATAGTTTATATCCAGCCTGGGATTGGTATCAAAAGGTGTATGGTTACGAGCAATATTCTTTTGAAAATGCCGATTTAGCCTTTTTCCTGTCTTGGTTTATGGCGGAAAAGGTGAAAAGTTATGGCTGGAACATGACCCATGCGATTCATTTGCCCTACTGTTTTACGCTGGTGCCACCTTTGGATAAAAAACGACCAATGTTAGACCGGGTTGGTCTGAATATTAAACGGCAACAAATCCCGATCGTCTTTTTTGGTCGCTTGGAAGAACGGAAAGGACTGCTGACGTTTTTGGAGGCGATCGAGCATATTACTAAGCATTTTGCCGATGAGGACATTAGCCAGCAACTTTATCTGTTATTTTTAGGGAAAACTGTCACCCTTCATGCCCCGGAAACTGAGCAACAAGACAGTCAACAATATATCGAACAACAACTTAATAATAAATTTAATGATATCAATTATACCATCATCTCGGACTTATTTAGCCAGGAAGCGATCGCCCTCGTGCAAGAATTAGCCCCGGCAATTGTCTGTCTGACCAGTCCTCAAGAAAACTTTCCCAATAGTGCTTTGGAAATGGGACAGTTACCCGTGAGTTTGGTGGTCTCAGATACCGGAGGCTTTCGAGAAACCTTAAAATTAATTGGACGATCCCCTCTTTATTCTGCTGGCCTCCCCCTTTCAAAGGGGGACGGGAGGGGGATAAATAAGGGGGGAATTGAATCGGATAAGGTGCGATGGTTTGAACCAGGAAACTCCCAATCTCTAGCAGCAGAAATTGCCAATGCGATCGAGGCTTATCCTGAAATTCCCGCTGTTCCCCAACGAGAGTTTTTAGCACAAGTGAATCAATCTTTGCTGAACCATCGGCTAGAGTATATAAAACAAGCTTTTACTCAAGTATCGGTCAGTAAACAGCAGCTATCTAGCCCAGAATCATATTCTCGATTATTGGGGATGACCTCAGATCAAGAGCAGATTTTCCTGCAAGATTATGGTCAAAATATTTACTCCGGTCAAGGGGAAATCATTGATTTAGGATGTTGGTTAGGGTCGGCAACTATTTCTCTGGCTAAGGGATTAGAAAAAAATCGCCGGGTTGCCCTGAAATATAAACGGATTCATGCTTACGATTTATTTACTTGGCATCCATATATGGAACAAACGGTGAAAGGGACTTCCCTGGAAGGCAAATATAAACCAGGAGATAGCTTTTTAGATGAATTTACTCGCAGAATTAGTCCCTGGAGTCCCTCGATCGCAGTTTATCCGGGAAATGTGATGGAGATTGGTTGGAACGGTGGGGCGATCGAATATTTATTTGTGGATGCCATGAAAAGCTGGGAACTGACCAAAAGCATCATTAAAAATTTTTACTTTGATTTAATTCCCGGCGTATCACTCGTTCATTATAATGATTTTGCTGATTATGCCACGGCTTGGATACATCTATTGATTTACAAATTGCGGCCATATTTTAAACACCATTGCAATCTCTACCAAGCCGCAGTGTTTCAATATGTCAATCCTTTACCCAAGGAGACTTTAAGTTTAGATTTGGATCCGCCGTTTAGTATATTTTCTACGGAAGATGTGCATCAGGCGTTTGCCTACTCGTTGCAAATTTGTCACGAAAAATTACGTCCGAATATTGCTGCGGCTAAAGTGATGGCTTTTATTTATTTAGGAGATTTAGACCAAGCTAAACAAGAATTGATTCAGGCTAGAGAAATGTTTGGCAATGTTGGCGAAATTCCTCTTGCGGCAGAAGAAATATCCCGGAGAACCATGTAG